In Candidatus Bathyarchaeota archaeon, a genomic segment contains:
- a CDS encoding DUF371 domain-containing protein: protein MARVTEKIEARGHPNIKANHKTTFEFTKDDFVTVKGDCILAVKASKAAVDLSLSFKRLASSELARIIFIIEVDGIIELAVGRGSRSLTFTDETAIVSRKSNYVCPKTVMINSNKAAKDFDRVFIEHLRNHDAKVNITMIVES from the coding sequence ATGGCTCGAGTAACCGAGAAGATAGAGGCCAGAGGGCATCCAAACATTAAGGCAAATCATAAAACTACTTTCGAGTTCACTAAAGACGATTTCGTAACAGTTAAGGGAGACTGTATCCTTGCTGTGAAAGCCAGTAAAGCGGCAGTTGATCTCTCCTTGAGTTTCAAGAGACTTGCATCAAGCGAATTGGCCAGAATCATATTTATAATAGAGGTTGACGGAATCATTGAGTTGGCCGTTGGTAGAGGGAGTCGATCGCTGACTTTCACAGATGAGACAGCCATAGTATCTAGGAAGAGTAATTATGTATGCCCAAAGACTGTTATGATAAATTCCAACAAAGCCGCGAAAGACTTCGACAGAGTTTTCATTGAACATCTAAGAAATCATGACGCGAAAGTCAATATCACTATGATTGTTGAGTCCTAA
- a CDS encoding class I SAM-dependent methyltransferase family protein: protein MVVEKTLGQNAINLVKSLNLLNERLKVKISNGKVVIPLTKEPAESELEAFKLGLKRFQLADHMFKIRKVRPRNLVEALKGKLPQNMTKILPRSYNIIGDVAILDIPNELRTHAKTISEAFKILNPRVKTVLMKAGPVKNIFRVRQYVVLNGGSSTVTHHVEHGLIFRLDPLKVFFNPRLIHERQRVASMVGGNETIIDMFAGVGAFPIIIARSKDVRKIYGIDVNPEAISFMLQNIILNKLRGKIVAVLADATSELPLGGLADRVIMNLPERSLEFLGDACRFLKPIGGIIHIYIFIDEKVREGLILQKIHSTICEVGRKVVSVESFRRFKEVAPKEWHVVADVKVA from the coding sequence TTCGAATGGGAAAGTCGTTATACCATTGACGAAGGAACCTGCTGAGAGCGAGCTTGAGGCTTTCAAACTCGGACTTAAACGATTTCAACTCGCAGATCATATGTTCAAGATTAGGAAGGTGCGGCCTAGAAATCTTGTTGAGGCATTGAAAGGAAAACTTCCACAAAACATGACCAAGATTTTACCAAGATCATACAACATAATAGGTGATGTGGCAATATTGGATATTCCTAACGAACTCAGGACACATGCTAAAACAATTTCTGAAGCATTTAAAATATTGAACCCAAGGGTGAAGACTGTTCTGATGAAGGCTGGTCCAGTAAAGAACATTTTTCGTGTTAGACAATATGTTGTTCTCAACGGGGGCTCTTCTACAGTTACTCATCATGTGGAGCATGGCTTGATATTTCGACTCGACCCTTTGAAGGTGTTCTTCAATCCGAGGCTGATCCATGAAAGGCAGAGGGTTGCATCTATGGTTGGGGGCAATGAGACCATCATCGACATGTTCGCAGGAGTCGGTGCGTTTCCAATAATCATTGCAAGATCAAAGGATGTAAGGAAGATATATGGAATAGATGTCAACCCTGAAGCAATATCGTTCATGCTACAGAATATTATTTTGAATAAACTTCGAGGTAAAATAGTAGCGGTTCTGGCTGACGCCACATCAGAATTACCTTTAGGTGGTTTAGCTGATCGTGTCATAATGAACCTCCCTGAGAGGTCTCTTGAGTTTTTAGGTGATGCATGCAGATTTCTGAAGCCTATAGGTGGAATCATACATATCTACATATTCATAGATGAGAAAGTGAGGGAAGGATTGATCCTCCAAAAAATTCATAGCACAATATGTGAGGTGGGAAGAAAAGTTGTTTCTGTCGAGAGTTTCAGGAGGTTTAAGGAGGTTGCGCCGAAAGAGTGGCATGTCGTTGCGGACGTGAAGGTAGCTTAG